The DNA window GGGTTGGAGGAGACCATCCGCGAAATCTGCTCCATCGTCGACGGCCCCATCAGCGCGGAAGCCGTGTCGCTGGACGCCGAGGGCCTCATCGCCGAGGGCCGCGTCCTGGCGAAGATTCACGACAACGTCGTGGTGAAGATTCCCATGGGCGTCGAGGGCGTGAAGGCCGTCAAGGCGCTCACCGCCGAGGGCATCCGCACCAACGTCACCCTCATCTTCTCCGCCAACCAGGCCCTGCTGTGCGCCAAGGCCGGCGCCACCTACGTGTCGCCCTTCGTCGGCCGGCTCGATGACATCTCCCAGGACGGCATGGAGCTCATCTCCAACATCCTCGAGATTTATTCGAACTACGACTTCGACACCCAGGTGCTGGTCGCCAGCGTGCGCAACCCCGTGCACGTGCTCCAGTCCGCCCGCATGGGCGCCCACGTCGCCACGCTGCCCTACAGCGTCATCACCCAGCTGGCCAACCACCCCCTGACCGAGGCGGGCATCAAGAAGTTCCTCGCGGACTGGGAGAAGGTCCCCAAGGCCAAGTAGTCCCCGGACGGGCAAGAGCAGCCCTCCAAGGCCCCCGGGATGTCCACTGGACCCCCCGGGGCGCCGCCCGACCCCCTGGGGCCCCACTTTCCTCGGCGAGTTGGGCTGGAGATTTCGCGTGGCGGCATGTATTCGTTGACTCCCGAGTCAACACGTCGTCCGTATCGCGAGGAATCTCATGGAATTCGAGCTCACCGAGGACCAGCGCGCGCTCCAGCAGGCGGCACGCAAATACTCCCGCGAGGTGGTGCGCCCCAAGGCCGCTCACTATGACGAGACGGCGACGTTCCCCCGGGACTTGCTGGCCACGGCGTTCGAGCTGGGCCTGCTCAACATGGCGATTCCCGCGGAGTACGGCGGCGTGGGCCTGTCGCACCTGGACCAGACCATCGTCGCGGAGGAGCTGAGCTGGGGCTGTGCGGGCGTGGCGACGTCCATCATCGCCAACGACCTGGCCAACCTGCCCATCATCCTCGGGGGCACCGAGGAGCAGAAGAAGCGCCTGCTCGGGCACTTCGCGGAGCGGCTGAAGTTCTCCTCGTTCTGCCTGACGGAGCCGGAGGCGGGCAGCGACGTCGCCAACATGCAGACCACCGCGCGCCGCGAGGGTGACGAGTACGTCATCAACGGCTCCAAGTGCTTCATCACCAACGGCGGCCACGCGGAGCAGTACACGGTGTTCGCCACGATGGACAAGGCGAAGAAGCACAAGGGCATCACCTGCTTCGTCGTCGAGGGCCGCCCCAAGGGGCTCTCCGTCAGCAAGCACGAGAACAAGATGGGCCAGCGCGCCAGCGACACCGTGTCGCTCACGTTCGAGGACGTGCGCGTGCCCGTCGCCAACCGCATCGGTGAAGAGGGCCAGGGCTTCTCCATCGCCATGGCCACGCTGGACAACAGCCGTCCGCTCACCGCCATGTTCTCGGTGGGCATCGCCCGCGCCGCGCTCGAGCACTCCATGGAGTACGCCTCGCAGCGCAAGACCTTTGGCAAGCCCATCATCGAGCACCAGGCCGTCCAGTTCATGATTGCCGACATGGCCATGAACACGCACGCGGCCCGCATGCTCACCTACGAGAGCGCGTGGCTGTTGGACCAGGGAAAGCGCAACACCCTCCAGTCCAGCTATGCCAAGTGCTTCGCGGCGGACATGGCCATGAAGGTCGCCACCGACGCGGTGCAGGTGTACGGCGGCTACGGCTACATCAAGGAATACCCCGTGGAGAAGCTGATGCGCGACGCCAAGCTCATCCAGGTCTACGAGGGCACCAGTCAGGTCCAGCGGCTCGTCATCGCGCGGGAACTGTTCAAGTAGAAAAGCAGAACGGTGTCCGGCGGCCGTTTCCCATTGCCGCCGTGACACCCGGATGCCTATTAACCCAGGCCGTTCGCGCGCCGCGTCAAGGCGGCTTGCACGGACTGTTTTCGAGCCTCCTAAAACGCCTCCCGCAAGGAGAAGCCCAGCCGTGAAGATCCTCGTCACCGCCAAGCGCGTGGAAGACCCCGAGTCCAAAATCAAGGTGAAGCCCGACGGCTCGGGCATCGTCCAGGAGGGGCTCAAGTACAAGATCAACCCCTTCGACGAGATTGGCGTCGAAGAGGGCCTCCGTCTCGTCGCCAAGCACACGGGCGAAGTGGTGGTGGTGTCCATCGGCGGCAAGGAAGTGCAGGAGCAGCTCCGGCACGCGCTGGCCATGGGCGCGCACCGCGCGGTGTGGGTGAACCACACGGGCCCGCTGGACCAGCTCGGCATCGCGGCGCTGATTCAGAAGGTCGCGGAGAAGGAGAAGCCGGACCTGGTCATCCTGGGCAAGCAGTCCATCGATGACGACCAGAACCAGGTGGGCCAGTACCTGGCCGAGTTCCTGGGCTGGGGCCAGGCCACGTTCGCCTCCAAGGTGGAGTCGCTGGAGAGCGCGGAGGAGAAGAACAAGGAGCCGGCCGTGAAGCTCACCGCGGACAAGAAGGCCGTCCAGGTGGTGCGCGAGGTCGACAACGGGCTGGCGACGCTGGAGTGCCAGCTGCCGGCCGTCGTCACCACGGACCTGCGCCTGAACCAGCCGCGCTACGCCAGCCTCCCGGGCATCATGAAGGCGAAGAGCAAGCCCATCGAGGAGCTGACGCCGGAGAAGCTGGGCGTGAATGTCAC is part of the Myxococcus landrumus genome and encodes:
- the fsa gene encoding fructose-6-phosphate aldolase translates to MKFFIDSADVEEIRKAHAMGCVDGVTTNPSLLAKVGRGLEETIREICSIVDGPISAEAVSLDAEGLIAEGRVLAKIHDNVVVKIPMGVEGVKAVKALTAEGIRTNVTLIFSANQALLCAKAGATYVSPFVGRLDDISQDGMELISNILEIYSNYDFDTQVLVASVRNPVHVLQSARMGAHVATLPYSVITQLANHPLTEAGIKKFLADWEKVPKAK
- a CDS encoding acyl-CoA dehydrogenase family protein, whose translation is MEFELTEDQRALQQAARKYSREVVRPKAAHYDETATFPRDLLATAFELGLLNMAIPAEYGGVGLSHLDQTIVAEELSWGCAGVATSIIANDLANLPIILGGTEEQKKRLLGHFAERLKFSSFCLTEPEAGSDVANMQTTARREGDEYVINGSKCFITNGGHAEQYTVFATMDKAKKHKGITCFVVEGRPKGLSVSKHENKMGQRASDTVSLTFEDVRVPVANRIGEEGQGFSIAMATLDNSRPLTAMFSVGIARAALEHSMEYASQRKTFGKPIIEHQAVQFMIADMAMNTHAARMLTYESAWLLDQGKRNTLQSSYAKCFAADMAMKVATDAVQVYGGYGYIKEYPVEKLMRDAKLIQVYEGTSQVQRLVIARELFK
- a CDS encoding electron transfer flavoprotein subunit beta/FixA family protein, which encodes MKILVTAKRVEDPESKIKVKPDGSGIVQEGLKYKINPFDEIGVEEGLRLVAKHTGEVVVVSIGGKEVQEQLRHALAMGAHRAVWVNHTGPLDQLGIAALIQKVAEKEKPDLVILGKQSIDDDQNQVGQYLAEFLGWGQATFASKVESLESAEEKNKEPAVKLTADKKAVQVVREVDNGLATLECQLPAVVTTDLRLNQPRYASLPGIMKAKSKPIEELTPEKLGVNVTPQIQVLKLASPPARKAGIKVPDVATLVDKLRNEAKVV